Proteins encoded within one genomic window of Nitrososphaerota archaeon:
- a CDS encoding Lsm family RNA-binding protein, whose product MSRDLAATAFRRFAEEVVTLIGKRVAVSTTYNKTYEGDLIGVDENLNIILNNVTGAKEKAFKIIINGRFIQEISLVEKPFDLKALADRLSKVFPGMVKLREDIGAIIVMEKIKVTPEGVEGTGLAAEKVKTVYEQFLKEIKQTQP is encoded by the coding sequence GTGAGTAGAGATCTGGCAGCAACCGCCTTCAGACGCTTTGCAGAAGAAGTAGTCACATTAATCGGGAAGAGGGTAGCCGTCTCAACCACATATAACAAAACCTACGAAGGAGACTTGATAGGTGTGGACGAAAACCTAAACATCATACTAAACAACGTTACTGGCGCTAAAGAAAAAGCCTTCAAAATCATCATAAACGGAAGATTCATCCAAGAAATCAGCTTAGTCGAGAAACCCTTCGACCTAAAGGCTCTAGCGGACAGGCTCAGCAAAGTCTTCCCAGGGATGGTCAAACTAAGAGAAGACATCGGCGCCATCATAGTGATGGAGAAGATAAAGGTCACACCAGAAGGCGTAGAAGGAACAGGACTAGCGGCAGAGAAAGTCAAGACCGTCTACGAACAATTCCTAAAAGAAATCAAACAAACTCAGCCTTGA
- a CDS encoding DUF3782 domain-containing protein — protein sequence MASSARLKKSIIRLLKEDEEFRYTVAGLIGLDEVLKRFDKYDDLFAKVLRRMEKHSEEIVKLRREMVAGFRRHDELLARHSEEITRLREDMVKGFAKHDELLARHSEVLTKHSEELVRLREDLKRGFELVERRISAVGVRWGLMAEEAFREGLRGVLERDFGVRVERWSGFDDEGFVYGHPSDVEVDVAVSDGRVLLVEVSSHVRRSDISLFKRKAAFYERRCGRVPDRLVVVTPYADQDAVELAAALGIEVHTR from the coding sequence TTGGCGTCCTCTGCTAGGTTAAAGAAGAGCATAATTAGGTTGCTGAAGGAGGATGAGGAGTTTAGGTACACAGTAGCGGGCTTGATAGGTTTAGATGAGGTTCTGAAGAGGTTCGATAAGTATGATGATCTTTTTGCGAAGGTTTTGAGGAGGATGGAGAAGCATTCTGAGGAAATCGTTAAGCTGAGGAGGGAGATGGTTGCTGGATTCAGGAGACACGATGAGCTGCTAGCTAGACACTCCGAAGAGATTACGAGACTTAGGGAGGATATGGTCAAGGGCTTTGCTAAGCACGATGAGTTGTTGGCTAGGCATAGTGAGGTTTTGACGAAGCACTCTGAGGAGCTTGTTAGGTTGAGGGAGGATTTGAAGAGGGGGTTTGAGTTGGTTGAGAGGCGTATTTCTGCTGTGGGTGTGAGGTGGGGTTTGATGGCTGAGGAGGCGTTTAGGGAGGGGTTGAGAGGTGTTTTGGAGAGGGATTTTGGTGTTAGGGTTGAGCGGTGGAGTGGGTTTGATGATGAGGGGTTTGTTTATGGTCATCCTAGTGATGTTGAGGTTGATGTTGCTGTGAGTGATGGTAGGGTTCTTTTGGTTGAGGTTTCTTCTCATGTGAGGCGTTCTGATATTTCTTTGTTTAAGCGTAAGGCTGCTTTTTATGAGAGAAGGTGTGGTCGGGTTCCTGATAGGTTGGTTGTGGTGACGCCTTATGCTGATCAGGATGCTGTTGAGTTGGCTGCTGCTCTTGGTATAGAGGTTCATACGAGG